GTTGTGCAGTaggttttgctgctttggtgAAAGCTTAATAAAGCATCAGTTGATTTCAGGCTACTATCAGATGGTAGCTGTTCCTGTACACAGAGGCCTTTCTTCCCTTACCCATCCTTTATCTCaccttctcttttctgttgttttaaatcAGTGACTAAGATCTAACTCAGTCTGTGTTCCCCTACCTCATCCCTTCTatcttgctgtttatttttcataaagagCCACTCTTCAAGAGTTTAACAGCTTTTTTGTATACCAAGAGGAGATAGTAGGGGGGTGATCTTGGCTCTGCAGTTCTGGTTTATGCTGAAATCTTTACAAGTTTGAGCTGGGTACAGCTGTAAATCTGCTTTATGCAAGTGACTCCTTCCTACCTTAAAAACTTAACTCCTGTTCTCCACAGTGCCTTTGATGTCCTTCAATATCCAGAGGCCAACATGGAGCTTCTGGCAAGGGTTATCCCAGAGCCTCTGGGAAAGCTTGCTCAATGGAGACAACTGGCAGAGAGACTGAAAATAGAAGGTAGAGTACAAGAGTTATAATCTCTTAGTGGGATGTTTATGTTGTGTTCAAAAAGGGTAAGCAAATCCATTCATCCCACTGTGTTTTGTGTTACTGCTTAGTGAAATGAAACAGTCAGAGAATGCACCTTTTACTGTAGGccacagccctgtgccagccACCTGGGTATATTTCACTTTGTGGGGTGAGATAATTATTCATGTCCACTCTTGGGTTTTTCCTGCTTACTGCTCTGTCAAATAGACCGTCCTTTGCTGGGATGAATGGAAAAGCCAACCTGTGTATCTAAATTCCTATAACAAATTAAAGAGTATTACTTCCAAAGTAGTGATGTGAATTAGGCTCTTGAGTCTGTGTGGCTGGAAACTTCCTTAGGAGCTTTTGACAGTCTCAGTGGAATTGCTCATTCTGCTTCAAAGAATTCCTGCAGGTGACCTGTTTCACACAGACATCCATATCTGGTCTTGTTTGCCTCATGTTTCATCACAGCTGCTTATGAGTGGTGTGTGGAGAACCAACAGCAGGAAATAGAAGAAGTGCGTCGTGATGAAGCCCTCCGACTGCCTGAGGACCTAGATTACTTTGCCATTGATGCATCACTTTCATTGGAAGTGCGGGAAAAACTGGACTCCAACCGTCCCCAGACGGTAAGATACTGGTCACAACAAGGTTGAGCAGCAATGACATCCTTTCTGTGTCTTCCCAAGAGGTGTGGGGGGTGAGAATAATCAGGAAAACCCACAGGTTTCAATCTCTATTTTTTCACTAGTGTGTAGGTATGCTCTTCGTTAACTTGCTCCTGTTTCCACATGCAGATTGGTGCACTCAGCCGCATCCCTGGAATTACACCAGCTGCTATCGTTAACCTGCTAAGATTTGTGAAAACCAAACACCAGAAGGCAGAGAGGCTAAAAGCTTTACCTCAAACTGACAAATACTTCCTAGAGAAAACGTACTCGAAGAAAGCAGCTTCACAAAGCCAGATTTCAGCAAAATCttctgaaaagaaggaagagtaCCTTTGTTAAAATGCCTTTGCAGAGAAGTGTACCCCTCCTGCCAGAGTACATGGCGAGATCGCCTATGTTTACAAGCCTCTGCATGGATAAAACCTGTGCTGGCTGGATCCAAACCAGTTCTAGTTGTGTCCTGTGGTAGTGTCATTGAGTAGAGCAAagatgacaaaagcacagaccTTAAGTATATATTCAGGAACCTACATGCAGCCCGAGTTTGCCAATACAGATGAAAAGATGGGggaattgcttttaaaattcctCTAATTTGGAAGATGTCAGATAGTAAAAATCTATTCTAAAGCATCTTGGAAAGGACAGTGTTTTGGTCTTctaaaacaagcaagaaatgtTACTGTGCTGAGCTCATGGCAGCACAAGAGGATTTGGTCTGGAAGATATGTTCCATGGACTTCAGTACTTGTGCTCATAGCTGTGCAGTGACTGTGCAGTGTGAGGTTGTAACGTGGTGTCAGCCAATAGGAAACACTTGGCTATGAGAATGTATGCCACACGAATATTTAAACTTGAGTAAGAGAGTGAATGTGAACTCTCTCTTTTGGGGGGaagttctttaaaataaagcttatcTCAAAGCTTGCAGAAGAACGTGGTTGTCACTTAGCTTTCAGTAGAGCCTTGGCAATTCACTGGGTCTCAGTTCATGCAGGTGAGATGAGGTGAGGATGGctacagagctggtgaaggcagctggagcagaACTTGTTACTTAGGCGTGGGTGCTAAGGAATAGAGGGGCATGTTGGAACCTGCCCcatccaggagcctcagctcTGATCCATGTGGTGATAGACTTATGTGCTGGGGGCCAGGATGCAGCTGACTTGGCAGTCCAGGGAAGTAGGGCCAGGGATTTCCATGTCCCTTGGTCTGTGGcctattttcctttcagctttgttGGCTCAAAGAATTACTTCAGCCTTGTCAGCTGTAAGTTTAGCAAAAGGAAGCCAGCTACATGTTCTGCAGTGTAACTCCAGCTATGGTGCTCTTGAATTCAGCAGTGTGAATCCAAAGAAGCCCTGAAGCCTTTGCCTCTCTGTTTAAAGCACTGGAGCTTGTAATAAAAGTTTCATGCTTTCTTCATTGCATTATCTTTGTATTGTGTACCTGTGTAAGCCCTACTGATACCTTCATCCTCTCATTTTCAAGCCAGTTGTGCAATCTCAAAACTGTTTCCTAGTTCTTGTCAGCAGCCATTTAAGGTTCATCTTGAAAGGCAAGCCCTTTGCACTGTGTGACAAAAAGCCAACACTTTTTCCTTGGCTTTCTGTACTAAATATTTTGGTGCTACAAAGGCCTTGGTTCTGATCTCTAAAACACCAGTGTAAATCAGTGATTCCACTCAGCTGGGCTGCACTGGTGTCAATGAGCAGgggctttgcttttcttacttTAGGAATGTAATAATGTACAGGTGTGGTCTAAGCAGGAAGAGTTAACTCCAGGGGGAATTGAAGTCCTAAGTGCATTGGTGCACTGCTTTTCAGCAGATCTGTAACAACTGATCTGTATTTCAGCCTGAAGTGGGTCTCTGGCTACTGCTGAGCTCCCTTCTTAAGACACAGTGTCCTCTGTTCACATACGGAGGTTAATGATGTCCATATTAGCCAAAATGGAAAACCTGGCGTGTCCACAAGTTTGAGGACTGGGAATTCCTCAGGTGTTAATGTATATAAGGCTTGCCACAACATCCTGTGCTTGTTGAACAGTTCTTGTTCGAGAAGACTGAACAGGAATTCATAGCTACAAGTAgtcctatttgttttcttaggaAAACCAAGCACAGCAAGGCTGTGTGAACCGCTGTAAATAGCATGGGCACATCAGATGCACACATCATGCCACCTGCCTTTTAACTCTACTAGGGATTTGTTACAAGGCCCaaagtttgtattttaacaTGAAGACAAAGCTTAGACCCTCGCAGGCCCTGTGGTCTCACTAAGGCCAACAGGATGGGAAGGGCAGAACCGGAGGAGCCCACCTTTAATATGGATGTCTGGTTGCTTTTCCTTGGCCCTGCGGTAATGAATCccactttgttttcctgtaatCCTTACTGTGACCAGGCAAGCACAAAGGGTAAGCTACATGGTGGGGATGGCCTAACTCACTGCATATATGAAGGGCCTTTGTGTTCCTTGTTTCAGTGtgaaactcctttttttttttttactctcttgCAGGGCATAGGCCTGGTGATCAGCAATTTTCCCTAGGACAAATTTCCTCAGGTCTCTGCCAATCCATCCTATACCAGACTTTCAGTACTCCTGTTGTCTTCCTTTCCTGTTCTAGTTTTGATTTTATATGGTGCTTGAACCACcctgtttcttcatctttattTCTGCCTGGAAGATGATAGTaagagaaaaatgggaagaCTTCTTATGCTGGAGACACTAAAAGCTGTTGCTACCCAATCTTTGATAGTCTTGGTGTTGCTGGAACATTTGCAATGgtgcagcagtggctgcacTAAATGCCTTGCCTTAGCCCCTCACTTTGCTGGCTCTTGCAAACACAGATGTGCCTCCTAGCTGAGCATTGCCTTTGTACTTTGGTAAGTAATGACCTTAAGCTGCAGTCATTTTAGGTGCTCAGGGGTTTATCAGCTTTGATGCCTGCATCTCCTGGGTTGTGGTCCTCCACCCAGTGAGACCTCATTTAGTGGATGCGGGAGGAATCTGTTGTGCCCCAGGAGCTCCTGTTCCCACCAGGGAGCTGTTCTCTGTGCTCCCCCCAAACCATGGCCTGTGCTGCTCAGGGTCCTCCCAGGTGTTTGTTTCTGTCTCCTTCCATGGCTTCACAGGgctaatgagaaataaatgtcCTCCCCCTTGTGCTGACAGCTTGGTGGCCAGCGCATTCATCTGGGAGATGGGAGACTTGCTCTGCAACTGCTGTGACAAAAGGAGCAGACAAAAAGGGATCTACTCTTGATCTATTGTTATACAGACAGGGATGCATTAGGGGGGAAAAATATGGTGCTGCATCAGCTTATTAACCCTGCATATGCAACTGAGGAAGAAGACCAATGTGTATTCCCATCAGAGGCTCTCTGATTCTATAGTCACCATCATGTTGCCATCCACAGTGTCTGCTAAGGAGCACAGAAGTGCTAAATCTATACCCAAAGCTGGAGGCTGCAACTTCTCTACCTCTTTGTGGACTTACGCCTAGATACCCTGATGGTCTGTGAAGTCTCCTGGGATGTGCAGCTGTGAACCACAGGCTGGAACACGCCCTCAGCTTCCCCACCCGTGTCCCTGCAGCTTCAGCGCCTTCCTACTGCCGCAGCGGGACCCCACGGCTGCCGGGCGGGGGCGTGGCTCAGCAAAGGCCAGAGTTGCGCTGCAGGTGGGAGTGGGCTGAGTGAAGGGTGGGGGCGCTCATGTCTGCCACCAGCTGCAGTTCCCAGCACGACCGCCAGGGGGCACGCTTTCAGACACCGCTGGGGACCCTGAGCACTGTTGTTCCGTTCCAAGGGACGTAGCGCTTGGTGTGCTTAACGGAAGAGCGGGCATCGAGCCAGGGGGGAAATGAGCTCTCCCTGTGCGTACAGGGCAGCTGGAGGCGCCGGGAGGTGACAGCAACGACTGCGCTCCTCTGTTGCAGTTTTCCGTGGCTCGCTTTGGCACTTGCCGTGTGTGACCAGGTGGTGCCTGGTGTCGCTGCCGTGTCGCGGGATTCTGTGAGCCAGGGGCAGAAaggtgctgtggctgccacTGCTGAGCTGGCTGGGTTCTGTCCTTGCCCCATGGCACCCGGCGGCACTCTGTCTGTCAGGGTGGCACCTGGTGAGGCCGCTCGTGGCGTCAGGCATGAGCTGGCCGCAGCTGCACCGGATGCACAGCGGTCACGTCACACGCGGTGAGCTCAGTGCTTCCTGGAGCCGTGCCACGAGTGTGGAAACCCCGCGGCTGGCGGGCGGGAGCGGCAGGAGCTGCCCGCGCACGGAAGCGAGCGCAGCAGAGCGGAGCTGAGCTCCTGTTGGggcttctctttcctttccctacTCCTGTGCACGCATGTGCACCCCCTCGTTCCCCAAAACACCAGGGTACCGCCATCCGGAGCGGCGCTTTAGCGGCAGACTAAATATCAGCTACTGCTGTTAGAAACAACAGTTAAGTAGGAACAAGCCTACAGTTACTCTTAAATTCACCTActcctgttttttctttgggAAGAGTATTTAAGGGCTTGTTTTACACAGGATGATTCTTAACACCAAAAAAGCCTAcatctttttccccaaaaataCCCATCTCCTGTTAGCAGAACCACAGCTTATGGAGCAAAATATTtactaaatatttaataataaataaaaataaaattgcaattaATATAATGTATAATGATATAAGACTAATATAAACCcaatataaataatacataGTAATAACTAAATATTTAGTCATTGGGGGTGTTACACTCTTTTTGCTAAGGAATTTAGCTTACAGTCCAGCTCTGAAAGAGGAAATCAGATTTTTTAGAAGTCTGGGAACtgtaataattgaaataatttaaaaaagcagaagcacCATAATGATTTttgtatatgcatatgtatactatattgatgtgtgtgtgtgtgcgtgaGTGagtgtatgtatacacacacacatcaatGAAAACATGGGAATTTTGCTTAATATGTGCCCAGGTGGCTGCAGATAAGCAAACCTGAAGTGTTCTTTTAAATTCCATCCCTACCTGCAATAAAAccccactagaccaggttgctccagcctggccctgaacactgccagggatggggcagccacagcttctctgggcaacctgtgccagtgtctcatcaccctcacagggaagaacttcctaatatcccatctaaacctaccctcttcAGCTGAAAGCCAGCCCCCCTTGTCCTGTAgaaagtccctccccagccttctttaggtactgaaaggccGCTCTAAGGTCAGAGGCTTCATTCTGCTGTCTGGTTCACAGGctggctgtgctgagctgtgcagaacatggagctgggctgggaaaggGGCTCTGCTGTGTCTCTTCCCTTTTGTGTTTCATAATCCAGACTTTATtgggctgaaaggaaaaaagtacctggctgctgctgtcagggcAGGCCGGGCCCCCAGTCAGGGGTGAGCTGGCTCTGGTTATTCCGGTGACTACATAACATCAAAAATAGCACATTAACCCTTGGACTTGTGTTTGTGGTGGGCATGAGCCAGCAGATTGTCCTGCAGGATGACCAGGTGACTGGACCGCTTCGCTCAGGAGAGCCAGGAGCAAGCGGTAGCAAAGTATATCAGGACACTGAGGGCAAGCCTATGGGTCAGCATCTCCATTTACTCCACATTTCCCCAGTGCTTTACCCAGCAGCTTTTGAGGAAAATGCACATTAAACTGTCACCTTACCAGTGCAGAGAAGCCAGCAGGTTTGAATCACGTTGTGTAAATATTTGAAACATAAAGGATTAAAGAATTATAGATAGCCAGAAAAGAAACTTCATTTTACATTAACCTGGTCAAGTGGGagggagattggaactagatgagctttaaggtccctcccaaaccaaaccatgctataattctatgatttacaaTGGAGAAATAATCTGAAGGGAATGAGGAGGATTCAGGAAAGGCTAAAAACCCACAGCTTTTGTGGTTTGGAGACTAATACAGGTTTGCTCTGTACCAGCTTTTCCTTCAACTCTTTTGCACCCTGGGTATTCTCATCTTCCTCCTGAAGTGAACTGGTTTCAGTCCTCCCCTTTGTAAGCAGTAGGAGCATTACAGTTGATCATTTGGCCCAGTGTTATTTTCAATGATCACAGTTTATTCCTCTGTTTAGCTTATGGTTTGGCTGTTTCTTTAAGATTTGCAATTTCAAAAGGGTTAATCCCTAGACAGAAAGTACTCTTTGGTGCAGTCAAACAACATGACGAATTTGAGAACCTGAAAATAATCATTATAAACTCATAAGGTGTTAATACTGTCAGGAATTTGCCACTTGGCactgaaaagggagagagaaaaaacttCCTCTAGAAACAGGCTTTGGATGCAGCAGTCATGTTGAGCAGGACCTCAGGGAAGCACAGAGGGACTGAGGAAAAAAGACTGGCTGATCAGCAAAGGTGGATCCATTGTAGATCCAGGAAGGAACAGATAAACTGAGGCTTGTGAGAAACCAAGCTGAGTTAGAACTTGCAAAGGATGTTAAACAGCTGGAATGAAGTTCTGCAGCCACCCACATCAAGGTAAGGCAAAGGAAATGAACTGTGTTGTTTGTAAGGAAGCAGAGAGCAAAACTCACCCTGGGCAAAATCAGTTACCTCTGGCTGCGCACACCAACCACTGCTCCTCGGGGCACGTGTCTCCAACCAAAGCCCTGTCTGCCCCCAGCAGGGTCCTTTGCCTGTGCCCTCCCTTGCACCCCCATCCAGGGCTATCCTTCAGGGCCAGCCACAGCATGGGCTGGGAAAAATAGACCCAGCTCAGGCAGCACTGAAGTGACAAGGTTTTACCATTAAATCCAGAAGGCTCAGCCTCCATCCACTGCAGCAAGGAGGATGCCTATGGCCAACCACTTCAGGTACCAGCAGAAATGAATAGTGCGTGCCTGGAGTTGTCCTTTGCAGGCCAGGGGAGagggtgctgctggggaggcagggagCTCATCTGCCCCCCAAGCACTACATAAACATTTAACTAATACAGGTTAAAACCAGGTGAGTTGTATTTGTAATCCAGATTGATTTATGCTGTTCTTAGTACCAACATGAAAAAGGATATCCCTACTACACAGTACAAAGTTTGTTTCTACATGGTTttatctaaaaattaaaatatgcattagGGAATTAGGATATCGGTATTTTGTCAGAGTTCGTCAATACCTTCCCAAAATGTACTGTTAATTAGTGAATTACTTTCATCTGCAATTTCAGTGAACTGTTCCAGTTACTAGCTTTGCACAAGCTGGTCTGAGCTATAATTACAGTACCTTGGGGCAGTAGCCTGAGCAAAGCCTGTTTTTCTCCTAACCCAGCCAAGGGAAACAAAGCCAAGCAAGAAGTTacttggctgcagcagctgctgtgtctATGCCACTCCATTTCCCTATGCAGACCAGGCCCTGTTGTATCCCATTCCCCAGACACCTCACCACATACATTCCTGGAATATTCCTGTGTATGAAAATGCCTCTATCCTCCCAAAGCATGCAGGTATCAGCTAGAAAGAAAACTGCACTTTTATCTCCCAGCTCCCCACTGCCACCTTCAGCAAGAAAACACAACCCAGATTAAATAAACATAATATTCCAGCATGTTTTCTGCCTTCATAGTTAGCTATGCAACCATGGCTTCTATGTACACACCAACAGCACTGCAGGACAGTATAGAAAGAGTTAAGGACAGCTGTAGAAGTTGCTTAAAGAAGTAAGCAGAAGACAAATAAGAGTTCTCAACtattaacatttattaaaagtttGACCAAAGTAGTTTTATTCGCAAGTTTTGTTTACAAAAGTCTAACAAGTTTCCCCAGGTAGCCAAAAGCAACTTCCTGAAGCAAAGGTAGCTTTGGTTCAGAAAGAACTAAACTGGCATTCCATTAGTGCCTACAAAGCAAAACCTTaaaaacacagtgaagaaaaaaaaaaatcaagagtaTGTGAAACTGAGGTTTTGATATTTGAAAGCCATCACTAGTATCACAGGCAACACATTCACAAGAGCCTATCTGTCCTTACTGTGTACAAGGTACAGTTGTTAGCTGCAATACTGTTCTCTAGGCTTTAGTTGTGTTTTCTCTCCTACAGACAGCATCAACCTTCTGCCCTGAACTGTGAAGCTGACCTTCCCACCTGCTTAGCTGGGCCATCTTAACATGGACCAGCCTCCCAGCAGCTTCTGGAGCTGCAACTCTGGGGCTTTTCTGATGCACACCCAGCTGATGAGGGGAAAACAGCCTCTTACAGTGACCACACTGCCAGCCTTCAGGTGCTGCCCTCACTTCTGCTAAGCCAGTCAAGAGGCATTTCAAAAACCCAGTGCTATTTCAAACCTTATTTTGCCTGAAGGCTTCAGTTTGAATCAGTTCCTTATTACAGGCTAATTTCCAAACTGTAGCAGAATAAGCACGCCCAGCTGAAGACAGCACTGTGCAAAGAGCACTGAGGAACTGCAAAGAGGCAGGATATTACATACCCAGGCCATCGCTGGCCAAACCAAACATCTCGCACCTACCGGGAATGTGTAAGGAACCTAACACACAGCTGCAGTGAGGACACTGCTTTGTGCCAAAGCCCTTTTCACCCAAATTAGAACTTTGCACTTTGCTGAACCAGTTTGAGGTCTCTTGGAAAGAAAGGCAGCAGTTTCGCTGAAAAGCATGCAAAGATTTGGCAAGATACTTTAAATTTATGGCAACAGCACATCCTGCCTCCATTTTAAAGCTACATACTTTCTGTTGCCTTGGGGATACTAGCAAACCTTCAGAATTTAAGAACAGATTCCTTTACCAAATTCCACAGCCTTCTAGAGACTAAAGCTCTCCAGCCCTTGCTTCCACTGTACTCAGCCCATCTTTACCTTCAAACAGGGTGTATAATGCACCAAGGTTTTACCATTGTTAAGATACAGAAGTggagcagaaaaggagaaaagatccaaccaaagcaaacaaagagcATGAAAACAAGTAATAGTGGTTCAGGATTATCCAAGCATATCCAGGCAGTACAGATTCAAGTTCCTGCAGAGTGAACACATAAgctaagaaggaaaacaagtgaGAGTATAGCCATTACAGACAGCTCAAACATACTTGTGTCATGGAACAACACTCCTGCAAAGATACTGAATTCTGTTTGAACTCAGGTGGGGACACTGTGGGGAAATCATGTTAAAGGTTAGTAAAACAGCTGCATCATTACGCAAGTCAGATCTGATTATCCATTAACTGCTTGTCTCCATTTACCAGTTCAAAAGACCTATGTCTGGAACCCTCGTTTATCACAGCTGGTAGTTCATAGCCCAAAATGCTTTACTTCAATTATTTTATCTAGTTATTAACAGTAATCTTTCAGACTAGTAACCTAAGTCCAATTGTTTGATTCCAATCTTCAACCCCATTGTTAAACAGGTATACAATCCCACCATGGCGTTTGGTGCATTTATCACATTGCTCTGGGAAACCCACCACTATGTTCTCCATCCCAGAAACATCCTTGACACAGCAGAGAACCTGAAAGCTGTCAGGCAGCACAAGTATACACACCATCTTGTCAAACACCTGCTGATTCATGGTGGGTCACACAGAGATAACCTGACAAAGCATCCTTCTGCACaaaatttggttttgaaatttAGCTATTCAATATCTGCGTATTAGAAAACATTTAGATAACATTTTTAAGTGCTTCTCTTGGAAGACATACACAACAGGTCATCAGttccccaggaaaaaaaatctgttagcaattagaaaaaaaactgtgTACAAGATTTATGGGAAACGCAACACTTgattctttgccttttccaaggttaaatgtgattttcttcagtttcctctTAATACAGTTTTCTTGGGTTACCTCAATGCATTACAGAATGCACCAACACGCCACGACATGTTACCTGGTACTTGTGCTGTCCAATCTAGAAGGTATCTTTAAAGAAAGCACCACAGGAGTTAAAATTTTTAAGGCTTAGATCAGCTAAAACTAAACCTGCAGCTGACTTTTACTATTCAGAAACAACCAATTTCAGTAtttgctctgcagcttctgaaCATACTCCAGCAAGATTTATCTTTTCTGATCCCACCAGGACTGTTTTTTTATCAACTTAACACTAACCCAAAGAAGACAGAGACGTAGCATTGAACTTCTGTTTTAATGGTCTCAAATTCTGTGACAGATTTTTGGTCaagtttccattttaaaaaatttatcGATTTTATAGACTAATAACTTAGACTGCCACAAAACAAATGGTCCACAAACATTCCTTTCCTTCTGAAGCTTTTACGATGCATTGTAATCATTAACCAGTCTTTTACTATTAAACTTAAATGGCCAATTGAGACAAACAGTTCTGAGACCGTTCTTCCACCACTGATTAAAACTGAGGTGGCAGCTGATGGACAGAATTTTCATTTAGCCTTCTGGGCCTTCTGGGCAGACTTTGTGACCTTGCCAGCTCCTCCGGCCTTCTTGTCAACTGCCTTGATGACACCAACAGCAACCGTCTGTCTCATGTCACGCACAGCAAAACGACCTGGAAACAAGAAACATGGTTTATGACTTTTGTCCAAGGCTCCATTCCCGCAGCGGTATCCACACAGCAGCAACACACAACTTGGGGTAGAGTGGGCCAATAGCACTTTAGTTCAGTGAAATGCATGAGACTGGGACAGTGAAACATAATTATCTGGAGACTACCCCTGTACCACTGAAGTTCTGGTCCTGCTTTGAAGTATCTGTTGACATCATAGCTTTTGAtagcatttcagaaaacatcCTCCATCCCAACACAAGAAATTAAGCAGCATCTTTCCCAGACATCAATATTAACATGTTTTAGGAAATGGCTTACCAAGAGGAGGGTAGTCAGAGAAGCTCTCAACACACATGGGTTTGCCAGGGATCATGTCAACGATGGCAGCATCTCCAGATTTCAGGAATTTGGGGCCATCCTCCAGCTTTTTGCCGGAACGACGATCAATCTTCTCTTTGAGCTCAGCGAACTTGCATGCAATGTGAGCAGTATGGCAATCCAGCACAGGGGCATAACCAGCGCTGATTTGGCCAGGGTGGTTCAGGATAATAACCTAAACAACCAAAAAGCCAAGTTAACACCTAGGTAATTTTGAGTACTGGTATGTCCTACACAAAGACTGGGTTTTCACATGCCTACATGTAGGTTTCAGAGCTGTATTTTAAGTGTTTCCAGAGAGCTGTAAAAATTACCTGTGCAGTGAAGCCAGCAGCTTCCATTGGAGGATCATTCTTGCTGTCACCAGCAACATTGCCACGGCGAACATCTTTCACAGACACGTTCTTAACATTGAAGCCGACGTTGTCACCAGGCAGAGCTTCACTCAGGGCTTCATGGTGCATCTCAACAGATTTTACTTCAGTTGTAACGTTGACAGGGGCAAATGTAACCACCATGCCTGGCTTGAGAACACCAGTTTCCACACGGCCAACTGGTACAGTACCAATGCCTGCAAAACAGACAATCAGTAATTCAGTTCAATGAATATATGCCCTTACATGGAAGAACAGCATTCAGCTTTTCCACTTAAAGCAAAAAATCTCTCAGGCAAAAACCCTGCATTCCTGCCCCATGTATTAGCTGCTGCTGGCTAGTGAGAGTGGCATTACAGAGAACACATACCGCCAATTTTGTAGACATCTTGAAGAGGCAGACGCAGAGGTTTGTCAGTTGGACGAGTTGGTGGCAGGATGCAATCCAAGGCTTCAAGGAGGGTGGTTCCACTGGCATTGCCATCCTTCCGGGTAACCTTCCATCCCTTGAACCAGGGCatctgtaagaaaaacaaacccaagcatAAACTGTCTGCCAATTTTAATGGCAATATACTAGAAAAGACCAAGTGGTCTTAGCATTATCTTGCTATATTATGTCTAAGTAAGAATTTGTGAAATGCTGGGGATTTTTGACCTTGGCACTCCCAAacataactatatatatataaaaaaagtgcattttcctGTTGCATAATTTATCTCTGCAACCCTCtaagttttatttctcagtatAAACAGATGTCAAACCTACGTTAGAGCTAGGCTCCAACATGTTGTCTCCGTTCCAACCAGAAATTGGCACAAAAGCTACAGTGTCTGGGTTGTAGCCAATCTTCTTGATGTAAGTGCTGACTTCTTTGACAATCTCTTCATATCTCTTCTGGCTGTAAGGTGGCTCGGTGGAATCCATCTTATTGACACCAACAATCAGCTGTTTTACACCCAGGGTGTAAGCCAGAAGGGCATGCTCACGGGTCTGCCCGTTCTTGGAAATACCAGCCTCGAACTCACCAACACCAGCAGC
This window of the Melopsittacus undulatus isolate bMelUnd1 chromosome 3, bMelUnd1.mat.Z, whole genome shotgun sequence genome carries:
- the EEF1A1 gene encoding elongation factor 1-alpha 1 — protein: MGKEKTHINIVVIGHVDSGKSTTTGHLIYKCGGIDKRTIEKFEKEAAEMGKGSFKYAWVLDKLKAERERGITIDISLWKFETSKYYVTIIDAPGHRDFIKNMITGTSQADCAVLIVAAGVGEFEAGISKNGQTREHALLAYTLGVKQLIVGVNKMDSTEPPYSQKRYEEIVKEVSTYIKKIGYNPDTVAFVPISGWNGDNMLEPSSNMPWFKGWKVTRKDGNASGTTLLEALDCILPPTRPTDKPLRLPLQDVYKIGGIGTVPVGRVETGVLKPGMVVTFAPVNVTTEVKSVEMHHEALSEALPGDNVGFNVKNVSVKDVRRGNVAGDSKNDPPMEAAGFTAQVIILNHPGQISAGYAPVLDCHTAHIACKFAELKEKIDRRSGKKLEDGPKFLKSGDAAIVDMIPGKPMCVESFSDYPPLGRFAVRDMRQTVAVGVIKAVDKKAGGAGKVTKSAQKAQKAK